The following are from one region of the Endozoicomonas sp. 4G genome:
- a CDS encoding C2H2-type zinc finger protein — MPSKKPLILTLVIAFSVHCFNSQAQENRLPLRFALAVGKVLFNAPKPFIEVLSVKGIYYVTGVETIFLPLFPLRDGLPDEQETEAIEWWELNGVEAKVHSRATSDDSAYSEDSDSEDSDSEDSSTSDESNDDRSNEDEHEANTESEVRYETTTINPFRVSNEISQYGATLEPKKIKEEPVLDSEIAINGSIDNRSNEDESEVRYETTTINPFRASNEISQYGATLELKKIKQEPVSDSEVFTSSSGDQRIKRPKIHQCDHEGCNYSTNVMNNLNRHKQIHLPADQIPKVHQCDHEGCNYRTRFPAHLKTHKQTHLPADQRPKRHRCDHQGCNHSTDNASDLKRHKQTHLPADQRPKRLKVHLCDQEGCNYSTAQTSDLKRHKQIHLPAGHRPKRPKIHQCDHEDCNYSTEHASDLKRHKQTHSPADQRPNGSKNLQCDHEGCNYSTDRASNMKRHKQTHLPADQRPKRHQCDHQGCNYNTGQANDLKRHKQTHLPADQRANRHQCDHKRCNYSTEQASDLKRHKQTHLPADQRVKVYQCDHEGCNYNTDKGSDLKKHKQTHLPADQRLKMHQCDHEGCDYSSDRVGNLKKHKKTHFSAGQSSKRKACDQPSSNKKRKKVD; from the coding sequence TTGCCATCCAAAAAACCATTGATTTTAACCTTGGTCATTGCCTTTTCTGTGCATTGCTTCAATAGCCAAGCTCAGGAAAACAGGTTGCCTTTGCGCTTCGCTCTGGCTGTCGGCAAGGTGCTGTTCAACGCCCCGAAGCCCTTTATTGAGGTCTTATCCGTAAAAGGAATCTACTACGTTACGGGCGTTGAAACTATTTTTCTCCCTCTTTTCCCGCTCCGGGATGGGCTACCAGATGAACAAGAGACCGAGGCCATTGAATGGTGGGAGTTGAATGGCGTCGAAGCTAAGGTTCACAGTCGGGCAACCTCTGATGATAGTGCCTACAGCGAAGACAGTGACAGCGAAGACAGTGACAGTGAAGACAGCAGCACCTCTGATGAAAGCAATGACGACCGTTCAAACGAAGATGAACACGAAGCTAATACCGAATCTGAGGTTCGCTATGAAACCACAACAATTAATCCTTTTCGGGTATCCAATGAAATCAGCCAGTATGGTGCGACTTTGGAACCGAAAAAGATTAAGGAGGAGCCCGTTTTGGACAGTGAAATAGCCATTAACGGCAGCATCGACAACCGTTCAAACGAAGACGAATCTGAGGTTCGCTATGAAACCACAACAATTAATCCTTTTCGGGCATCCAATGAAATCAGTCAGTATGGTGCGACTTTGGAACTGAAAAAGATTAAGCAGGAGCCCGTTTCAGACAGTGAAGTATTCACTTCCAGCAGCGGCGACCAGAGAATCAAGAGACCCAAGATCCACCAGTGTGACCATGAGGGCTGCAACTACAGCACCAACGTGATGAATAATCTGAACAGACACAAACAGATCCACCTGCCCGCCGACCAGATACCCAAGGTGCACCAGTGTGACCATGAAGGCTGCAACTACAGAACCCGCTTTCCGGCCCATTTGAAAACACACAAACAGACCCACCTGCCTGCCGACCAGAGACCCAAGCGGCACCGGTGTGACCATCAGGGCTGCAACCACAGCACCGACAACGCGAGCGATCTGAAAAGGCACAAACAGACCCACCTGCCTGCCGACCAGAGACCCAAGAGACTGAAGGTGCATCTGTGTGACCAGGAGGGCTGCAACTATAGCACCGCCCAGACGAGCGATCTGAAAAGGCACAAACAGATTCACTTGCCTGCCGGCCATAGACCTAAGAGACCTAAGATCCACCAGTGTGACCATGAGGACTGCAACTACAGCACCGAGCATGCGAGCGATCTGAAAAGGCACAAACAGACACACTCGCCTGCCGACCAGAGACCCAATGGATCCAAGAACCTCCAGTGTGACCATGAGGGCTGCAACTACAGCACCGATCGGGCGAGTAATATGAAAAGACACAAACAGACCCACCTGCCTGCCGACCAGAGACCCAAGCGGCACCAGTGTGACCATCAGGGCTGCAACTACAACACCGGCCAGGCGAACGATCTGAAAAGGCACAAACAGACACACTTGCCTGCCGACCAGAGAGCCAATCGGCACCAGTGCGACCATAAGCGCTGCAACTATAGCACCGAGCAGGCGAGCGATCTGAAAAGGCACAAGCAGACCCACTTGCCTGCCGACCAAAGAGTCAAGGTGTACCAGTGTGATCATGAGGGCTGCAACTACAACACCGACAAGGGGAGCGATCTGAAAAAACACAAACAGACTCACTTGCCCGCCGACCAGAGACTCAAGATGCATCAGTGTGACCATGAAGGCTGCGACTACAGCAGCGACCGGGTGGGCAATCTGAAAAAACACAAAAAGACCCACTTTTCTGCAGGCCAGAGCTCTAAAAGGAAAGCCTGTGACCAGCCGTCATCTAATAAGAAAAGAAAGAAGGTAGATTAA
- a CDS encoding C2H2-type zinc finger protein — translation MLSKKLLILTLVIAFSVHCPNGRAQENRLPLRFAQAVGKALINAPKSFIEVLSIKRVYVTGVETILLPLFPLRDGLPDEQESEAIESWELKVHSRAASDDSAYSEDSDSEGSSTSDGSSDNRSNEDEDNTESDVQYETTTLNSFRVANEVSQHCTTLELKKIKQEPVSDSEIHTNSTSDIDNRSNEDESDLRYATTTLNPFRVSNEISQYGATLELKKIKEVPVSDSKILTESEVDVTKVDAVKHRCDHEGCDYRTKRSGDLKRHKQIHLPADQRPKKPKMHHCDHEGCNYSTGNKGHLKIHKQIHLPANQRPKKPKIYQCEHEDCDYSASRAENLKWHKQTHLPADQKLGAHQCDHGGCNYRTRYSTHLKIHKQTHLPADQRSKRLKEHQCDHERCNYRTDQVSNLNRHKQTHLPADQRANRHRCDHQGCNYSTHQTSDLKRHKQTHLPADQRLKKLKVQQCDHEGCNYSTGQASNLKRHKQTHLPADQRPKRKACDQPPSNAKRKKGDKE, via the coding sequence TTGCTATCCAAAAAACTATTGATTTTAACCTTGGTCATTGCCTTTTCTGTGCATTGCCCCAATGGCCGCGCTCAGGAAAACAGGTTGCCTTTGCGCTTCGCTCAGGCTGTCGGCAAGGCACTGATCAACGCCCCGAAGTCCTTTATTGAGGTCTTATCCATAAAAAGAGTCTACGTTACGGGCGTTGAAACTATTCTTCTCCCTCTTTTCCCGCTCCGGGATGGGCTACCAGATGAACAAGAGAGCGAGGCTATTGAATCGTGGGAGTTGAAGGTTCACAGTCGGGCAGCTTCTGATGATAGTGCCTACAGCGAAGACAGTGACAGTGAAGGCAGCAGCACCTCCGATGGAAGCAGCGACAATCGTTCAAATGAAGATGAAGACAATACCGAATCTGATGTTCAGTATGAAACCACAACACTTAATTCTTTTCGGGTAGCCAATGAAGTCAGTCAGCATTGTACGACTCTGGAACTGAAAAAGATTAAGCAGGAGCCCGTTTCAGACAGTGAAATACACACTAACAGCACCTCTGACATCGACAACCGTTCAAATGAAGACGAATCTGATCTTCGGTATGCAACCACGACACTTAATCCCTTTCGAGTGTCTAATGAAATCAGTCAGTATGGTGCGACTTTGGAACTGAAAAAGATTAAGGAGGTGCCCGTTTCAGACAGTAAAATACTCACTGAGTCAGAGGTAGACGTAACAAAAGTGGACGCTGTTAAGCACCGGTGTGACCATGAGGGCTGCGACTACAGAACCAAGCGGTCGGGAGATCTGAAAAGGCACAAACAGATCCACCTGCCTGCCGACCAGAGACCCAAGAAACCCAAGATGCACCATTGTGACCATGAGGGCTGCAACTACAGCACCGGCAATAAGGGCCATTTAAAAATACACAAACAAATCCACCTGCCTGCCAACCAGAGACCCAAGAAACCCAAGATCTACCAGTGTGAGCATGAGGACTGCGACTACAGCGCGAGCCGGGCGGAGAATCTGAAATGGCATAAACAGACCCACCTGCCTGCCGACCAGAAACTCGGGGCGCACCAGTGTGACCATGGAGGCTGCAACTACAGAACCCGCTATTCGACCCATCTGAAAATACACAAACAGACTCACCTGCCAGCCGACCAGAGATCCAAGAGACTCAAGGAGCACCAGTGTGACCATGAGCGCTGCAACTACCGCACCGACCAGGTGAGTAATCTGAACAGACACAAACAGACCCACCTGCCCGCTGACCAGAGAGCCAATCGGCACCGGTGTGACCATCAGGGCTGCAACTACAGCACTCACCAGACGAGCGATCTGAAAAGGCACAAACAGACCCACTTGCCTGCCGACCAGAGACTTAAGAAACTCAAGGTGCAGCAGTGTGACCATGAAGGCTGCAACTACAGCACCGGCCAGGCGAGTAATCTGAAAAGACACAAACAGACCCACCTGCCTGCCGACCAGAGGCCTAAAAGGAAAGCGTGTGACCAGCCGCCATCTAACGCGAAAAGAAAGAAAGGCGATAAAGAATGA